The nucleotide window GCACCCCTTCCAGTGAGCGCCAGAGTCATAAAGTCCCCAGTAAGACCTGGCATCATTCATCTGGAGACTTCCTTGGGTTGCTTAATTAATGAAGGCGTAGTCCACTTCCTTACCCCGGTTGCAGGTTCTTCATCTCCCACCAGGATGCCACACTAAGTGGCCTGTCCTCTCACCCTCACCCACAAGGCTCACACAACCTGTTGCACATCCCGTAGAGGAGCACCATACGTACAACAAGCTCCTTCAGACGGAGGTCATCCCCCACCCCATCTTCCCGGCCTGCCTCTCCTGAAAAGCCCGTACGCaccatggcagcagcagcaccactgTGAGCTGTCCCACCGCCCCTCACCATTTACTCCATCAATGCCAAGAGTCTATAGTGGCACTTGGGACTCCGGCTCTCCAGCGGTCTGTGCCCCAGGCTGAGGCCATTGATGCACGtttgggctgcagcacctcagccGTGGCACCAGGGAGAAGCTCAGACTTGTCACAGGCAAACCCAGGACCAAGTACCCAAGACCCATGCTTTGCATGAGACCAGAGACATGCTGGAGAGATGGCAGATGTCAGTGTGAAGGCATAGAAAGAGGCAAATCTTCTCTCCCCGAGGCCAGAGGCAAGCAGGGCTGGTCTCTGCTGTCCTGGCAGGAGAGGGCTTTGCTCTCCGTGGTGTCTCTGCAGCCCCTGAGAGCCTGTGGTGGAGGTGAAGCTGATCTCAAGGAAGGACAGATGCTGCTGAATTATCTTTGGGTGTGGACATCCTGTGATCCAGGAAAACTCGGAAAATCCTTGGACGGTTCCTTGCTTGTATCATCAAGTGAGTGAATAAGAGGTCGTCTTTAAGAAGAACCAGCAGACTTTGGGAGTAGGCAAATGAGTGGAGATCCCAGTGGGATATGCTTCCTGTGCATGAACTTCTGCATCAACTGGATGGAGCTGGGTCAGACCCCGTCTCATTGCAGTGGTGGGATTCAGTAGCTGGCCAACAGAAACTGATGCAATCGGACATGCCATCTGGAGTGTCTGTCTCACACCCACTCTGGACGCAGATGCCTTTCCTGTAGGTCCTGTGCGGTCCCTACCAGCCACATGCACTTGTGCTGGAGGGCCCCGGCATCTCACATCATAGCACTGCAGGCCTGTGTTTGGCTGTTGAGTAGCTGCCCTGAATTGGCTTGGGCAACGTAGGGATGTCCATGAgacatctgccattacagtcaaAGGTGATCTAGTATCTACAGCTGATGCAGAAGATGGCTGACGGCTATGGCAAAGACTCCTTCTGGTCCCCTGACTACCTCAGTAGGCTGCCCTGGACGTAAGGAGTAGGGAAAAGTTCAGTTGTCCAAAATGTGGGCATCTGCTGTTGGCCAAAGGTATTCCCCTCTAAGCTCCAAGACCATGCCTCCAGATACTGCCCTGTCTCTATGAACGGCTCCATTGGAGCTTGCAGCTCCCTGCACATATCTTGGACCACACCTGACACCTCAGATGTCACCAGGTGTTTGAGTCTGAACAGGTGACTCCTGGCCTCCATCTCCAGTAATTCCCATGGGAACTGAGAcaagcagctcccaggcagcaggTGCCTATTTGGTGCCCACCTGACCTGAGGCAAGAAGAATCCCACCTCCTGAGGCTTTGTGGGAGCCATAGGTGAGAGCTGagtccccttccagccccaggaCTGCAAACCAAGGATGAGATGCCTCAACTGAGTCAGCTGAGTCCCTTCCCTCAGCAGGGGTAAAGGAGAGCCCTCGCTGTCCCTACCTGGGTGTCCCGTCTAATGCCGACACAAGGAAAGGAGACTCTTATGCCCAACGCTTTTTTTATTAGGAGGAATGACTCTGCCAGAAAGTgtttctccccagctgtgggaGGGAACGTCAGTGAttccttcagcctgtttcacagcaggttccTCTGGAGACCCAGCGACACctggagggagcccagagggggcagagaaagtggcaccttgggctggtcctctgctgctgagctgggctgggctcctgggatggagggagctcatggcaagcgggcagcgctgcagagagacagctctgcccaggagcagctcctctgcaaagcgcagcagggctgagggcactgcctgcaggcagcgagggcaCACAAGAGGAGTGAGAGAAGGTGAAAGACTTCTGGTGTGGGAGCTCACCGGGGAAAGAAATCTTCccagcccttgacacggtaagtctctggctgcagggcaatgcagacGAGTGCCTGGAAGTGTCTCCTAGACCTGGCCCATGCCACAACTGATAGGACCTGTCAGGATGGCTCTCCTGGCATTTCAggtgtggaggagaaggatctgctccagagcagggcttccctgctgcatcctcagagggacagggcatgatgggtccctcctcccagcgatggctgcaggggtgccaggctgggtgtggggctgccctgggctccagGCAGGGTCCTTGCAGCCCAAGGGGGCTCTGTGCCAGGACAGGGACTGTGCtgcctgtgaggagcagcactCAGGTTTTCTGGGGAGCTCCCCAcggtgctgtggggagaaggtcTGGGTGCAAGGAGCGACACCCGGCAGGGCATgacagggcagggtccttctgctgttcAGAGGCTGCTGCATGGATCAGGGccgctcacagctccagatcctcccagggctggagggtcTAGGCAGGGGCTATCTGGAAACAAAGGTGCTTCCCTCAGGCTTCAATTTCATGCTTTGGGGGTATGAAGGGAAACGGAGCTGCTCACATTTGAGAAGTGACTGAGATTCTTAACCATTACGTGGCATGATCAGAAGGTCTTCTAGGAACCTCAGAAAATGCCTTCGCCTACCCCTCAGCCTGCAGGCATCACCAGCATCACCTTGGCTGGCAACATCACGGTTCGTCTGACCTGCTCTTTACCCGTCGGAAGCAGGGAGATGTCTCTAGGCGGTGCCCTCCCAGGGAGAGTTTTCTGTAGGACAACACTGAGTACACCAACGGTGGGATGGGGTCTCTCAGAATTTCCTGTGAGGAAAACATTGTGGGGCAAAGCAGCAGGTTGAAAAGGACCAGGAAGccgaggggtgggcagggaagaagaTGAAACTGAGAAGGCAATGTCATGGGAAGGAGAATTGGGAAAGTTCCCTGTCACCCCCTCCAGTGCAGACCCCTTCCTCTGAGCAAGCCCCCTTGCCTCCTGTCTGACCCAGCAAAGTCTCTGCCCTCGTGGCCGTGGGGCACAAGGCATCAGCTGccccctctgcagccagagctccagcagagcagcggtgcctctctccagccctgtgcccaTTTTTCTCTGCGCAGCACAGGGGCTGAGCGTGACTGCCTTGCAGCATCGCTGTCTGGGAGGCTGCCTGCACGGCTGGTGAAGGTGACGACTGTCTTAAgtgcctttccttctgtttgtggtgctgctcctcctcttcccgcctgtctgtgctgctcctgctcctgctcgtGGGCTCTGTGGGGTTGGGGGAGTTTCAGACAGTGACCCTTGAAGCCCTGCCAGGCAGGGGTCTGCATGGGAGtgaggtgccccagccccctTCGAACCCACGGGGGCAGATGCGTCCCCCAGAGCGACTCCGGGATCACTTCAGCacttgtctgagctgctccttagcccctgcacacacagagatttcTCTGGCcggtgccctgctgccaggaggggtctgtaGGGAAGAGCCGAGCACACAGCGGGTGGCATGAGAGCTGTGAGcactggcagggaggagacttgggGGCAGAGAAACGGgtcccagcagggacagctccaggcagtggtgacatgggcagggagtgagagggagctgctcccagaaaTGCCACGGAGGGGGCATTTGGCATCTCCCTGCCAtgccctgcagtgcagacactTTCCCCAGAGCAACTCcctggtctcctctcccacccagcagatATTCCCACCCTTAATGTCACAGGGACTTGATCATGCGTTTCCTTCCCAGCGGCCCAACCACCAAAGAGGAGAAACACTCAAGCGTCCAGCTGTGTCTCCCTCTCCTGACTCCCTTGGCAGGAGTACTTTggcattttcccctcttgtccctgCTGCCCTTGTTCTTCCCCGTTAATCGCTGGTGTGAGGGGCGAGGACTAGGGTGCAGCTCAGACACCAGTGCTGCATGTTGTCTCATGCAGATGGATCCATGGAGGAAAAGCATCCGCGTCCTCTCCTAATGTTTGGGGCTCTGGGCACTGCAGTGTATGGGGCTGGGAGTGAGCTTACTCTTCCTGCAGGACCCCTCATATTTATGACATTCAGATATTTTCTTGGGGGGAATGGGTGGGAGTGGGTCCTGcttggctgcaggctgccctctAAAAGGGCCTAGCTCTCCCAGGGCATCTCTGTGTCACCTAGCAGtcccatggagaagacaggcagctgcaatgagccctCTGTGTCCCTGCCTAGGAGGGGAGAGCTGAGATCCTCCAGTGTCCAGTTTCTTCTCAGAGGAACATCTGGGTGCAATCGTCCTCCAGCTCAAAGAGGTGCCAGCGCAGGCCAGCCGAGACCAGGGCTGATGGACAGATCGACTCTCTTCACTCTGTATTGAGGAGCAGTTCCTTTGTCTCTCAGAACCCACAAGGTTTCCCCTGGAGCGCAGAAGAAATGCCAAGGGtttatgcctttaaaaaatccCTCGGGTGTGGATAGGCAAACAGAACAAAGTAAGCAAACCGAAATGCCCACAGCTCTACTCTGCAGTCGGGTGTAGTGGGACCAACAATCCTGAAAAGCTCTTTGCAATTATGACTGGACTTAACCTGATATCACCCTATGTTCCTGTTTAGCTCTTGCTGTAAGCGGGACAAAGTCCTCCAGAGCCCCCAGAAGAGCTCCCTGCTCCTATGGCACCCACAAACAGCACCAACCTGAATGTAGCAAAGACACCTGCCAAAGGTCTTCCTGAAAAGGGAAAAGCGCTTTGGGAGGTTTCCATGAGAAATGCAGTAGGTTAAGCTCTACTCTAACTCCTCCCTGTCTTTTCCTCCATGCACAGacctctgtgagcagcagccGCAGATggccaacagcagctccatgacccagttcctcctcctggcattcgcagacacacgggagctgcagctcttgcacttcgggctcttcctgggcatctacctggctgccctcctgggaaacggcctcatcatcactgccatagcctgtgaccaccacctccacacccccatgtacttcttcctcctcaacctctccctcctcgacctgggctccatctccaccactctccccaaagccatggccaattccctctgggacaccagggcaaTTTCCTacgcaggatgtgctgcacagctctttctgtttgtttttttcatttcagcagagtattttctcctcaccgtcatgtcctatgaccgctacattgccatctgcaaaccactgcactacgggaccctcctgggcagcagagcttgtgcccacatggcagcagctgcctggggcagtgggtttctctatgctctgctgcacacggccaatacattttccctacccctctgccacggcaatgctgtggaccagttcttctgtgaaatcccccagatcctcaagctctcctgctcagatgcctacctcagggaagctggcCTTCTTGTGGTCAGTGCCTGTTTagcctttgggtgttttgttttcattgtggtgtcctatgtgcagatcttcagggccgtgctgaggatcccctctgagcagggacagcacaaatccttttccatgtgcctccctcacctggccgtggtctccctgtttatcagcactgccatggtggcctacctgaagcccctgTCTAATTCCTCTGCAACCCTGAATCTCGTCGTATCATttctgtactcagtggtgcctccagccatgaaccccctcatctacagcatgaggaaccatgAGATCAAGGATGCCCTCAGGAAACTAATGACTGGATGCTTTCCAGAAACAATAAactgcctgttttcttcttcagaatattCATAATATATCTCATTACAGGCCCAGCCAGTCTTCTGgaagtttttttaatgatcattttggtcttgggggaagggggttTGTGGGGGGGCGTGTGAAGTTTGggttatttgttttttgttttacttatctgaatgctttccacaaagaaatgtctttatttgacCCATTTCTAATTCACAATCTATCCAGCTTTTGTGTGACCTGGAGGCTGTGCAAATGAGGAGTCATACCCTCTGggtgtttaaacaaaataaagtgccCTGCATTGACTCTTTTTTCTGAGGTCCTTCCTCCAagacctgctctgcagctgcggGGAGCCTGtgtgcagaggggaagaagaaaagagtgtCAGCACAGCCGCACTGCCAGGGAGCACCAGCACTTGGTCTTTCCCAAGCTGttctccttccatttccatGCTCTCCTGAGCCCTTTTTTGGTGGAAGGCCTGGGGGCTCATGAAGCTTGGTTACAGTCGTGCTGTGTGGCGGTCCTGTgaccgcaggcagggacaggcaacgGGCACTTCTGATACAGAGCTGGCCTCCATAGCAGCATTTCCATCATACAAGGAAGTCTTCTCAGGGCAGTGCCCGAAGGCTTAGGTGTTCAGAAGCTGGTCTCAAGAACATGCCCAAAGAATAGACTCTGCAGAGAGgcttgttgctttgcttgtttctctgtgGGCTCCGTAGGATGAGATCAAGGTCCCAGTGTGGTCTGCTAGGGACTGAGGTCTGGTACCGGTGTTGCTTGTTGGTGGCCAACACCCATGCGGATGGGGAATGGTTCCCAACTCACCTGCCTGGGGCTCTACAGCAgttcacagagctgctggcaagtgaatgtttttctggagggactcaggagctgccagaagagcacaggggatctgcagggacagcgtGTGCCGGGGAGTCAGCGGTGGATGGAGCCCCACTGAGCGTGAGCCTGTCCAAGGTGGAGACCAGAGGTAAAGTGCCAAATCTGGGTGTGAACAGGAAAGTCCGAGCTCTGCAACGCAGGAGACACAACAGGCACAAGGAAAGCAGTCTGGTGAGTGATGCGTTATCACCCTCAGTGAAATGTCATAGGCTGGATGCATTGCAGCACCAAAATGCATCTCATGGCCTTGGAAGTGAGGCAGGGTACCTCTGCGCACCCTCCACGGCCTCAGAAGAACTTGTGTGGGAGGCAGTCAATGGCAGTGACAGCCCTGAGCTAGGTCTGCCACGCAGCCCGACCGGCACCGGCCCTGCAGAGTCAGCCCGTGGCGCCGGGCACCGCAGCCCAcgcgctctgcagagcagcaccaccagctcaggggctgcggggagcatGAGGAGAGGGTGCGGGAATGGCCGGCCAGGCCAACACAGACATGCTCACCTGGGGAAAGGCTCTGTGGGGAAATGGAAAgtcctgggagaagagcagggcaccACGTGTGTGCAAGGCAAGAGAAATCCTTCGACCGGGCAGGCTGCCCTATCCTTAGGGccgcagcaggagctgcctgaggagccgcagggccaggactctgtgctgtcctggggagtGGGACTGgcacggggggctgcaggctgtctGGGGTGGGGATCTTGTCAGCATGCCAGCCAGAGACACAGTCACCGACCTCCATTTCCTGGTGTGGGGCCAGTCCCAacctgggctgctgtgctggggcaagggcaggcagatggggagagctggggaggggctgggctgggaagtgccagggaga belongs to Grus americana isolate bGruAme1 unplaced genomic scaffold, bGruAme1.mat scaffold_778, whole genome shotgun sequence and includes:
- the LOC129201121 gene encoding olfactory receptor 14A16-like produces the protein MANSSSMTQFLLLAFADTRELQLLHFGLFLGIYLAALLGNGLIITAIACDHHLHTPMYFFLLNLSLLDLGSISTTLPKAMANSLWDTRAISYAGCAAQLFLFVFFISAEYFLLTVMSYDRYIAICKPLHYGTLLGSRACAHMAAAAWGSGFLYALLHTANTFSLPLCHGNAVDQFFCEIPQILKLSCSDAYLREAGLLVVSACLAFGCFVFIVVSYVQIFRAVLRIPSEQGQHKSFSMCLPHLAVVSLFISTAMVAYLKPLSNSSATLNLVVSFLYSVVPPAMNPLIYSMRNHEIKDALRKLMTGCFPETINCLFSSSEYS